From Magnetospirillum sp. 15-1, one genomic window encodes:
- a CDS encoding ferritin family protein, producing MTTKVALFLAHALAMENEAADRYDELADTMEIHNNREVAELFRQMAKFSRLHGASVAARANGHDLPKLKSWQYRWNTPEPPEVGTPGATHYMMTAWHALDFALDNEKRGHRFYADEAAGSDDPDVRILAAEMADEEAEHVAELEAWIARTPKPEHDWAEDPDEALVAD from the coding sequence ATGACCACCAAGGTAGCCCTGTTCCTGGCCCACGCCCTGGCCATGGAGAACGAAGCGGCGGATCGTTACGACGAACTGGCCGATACCATGGAAATCCACAACAACCGGGAAGTGGCCGAGCTGTTCCGCCAGATGGCCAAGTTCTCGCGCCTGCACGGCGCGTCGGTGGCGGCCCGCGCCAACGGGCATGACCTGCCCAAGCTGAAGTCCTGGCAGTACCGGTGGAACACGCCCGAACCGCCCGAGGTGGGCACGCCCGGCGCCACCCATTACATGATGACCGCTTGGCATGCCCTGGATTTCGCCCTGGACAACGAGAAGCGGGGCCACCGCTTCTATGCCGACGAAGCCGCCGGCAGCGACGACCCGGATGTCCGGATTCTGGCCGCCGAAATGGCCGACGAAGAAGCAGAACACGTGGCGGAACTGGAAGCATGGATTGCCCGAACACCAAAACCGGAGCACGACTGGGCCGAGGACCCGGACGAGGCCCTGGTCGCCGATTGA
- a CDS encoding ATP-binding protein codes for MGKRGSSGEGGGERRNQDRRRSDIGAALRRIETKFATVFRACPDLIAITARDTGRFIEVNDAFERIMGWTKPETIGRTSGELGTWESRAERDRMIAALGDATRLENFEVRFRRKSGEVFTALMSLEVVNLSGEPSLIFVARDINQRKAEEMLLRRSAEELERSNMELERFAYVAAHDLLEPCRTICSFAQMLERKHGAILDDEGREYLDFLVGGAQRMRDLIQGVLGYSRAGMAAAQMVDVDMDDLVKVVIADLGSALETRGGAIETGPLPVVRGDPAQLRQLMVNLIGNGLKFHAEDGRPRVRVAAESLEGEWCVTVEDNGIGIDPEYQDDIFGIFRRLHGPDRYPGAGIGLAVARRIAEAHGGRIWVESEPGQGARFRFTLPMV; via the coding sequence ATGGGCAAACGGGGCAGTTCGGGGGAGGGCGGCGGTGAGCGCCGCAATCAGGATCGTCGCCGGTCGGATATCGGGGCGGCTCTGCGGCGCATCGAGACCAAGTTCGCCACGGTCTTCCGCGCCTGTCCCGACCTGATCGCCATCACGGCGCGCGATACCGGCCGTTTCATCGAGGTCAACGACGCCTTCGAGCGCATCATGGGCTGGACCAAGCCCGAAACCATCGGCCGCACGTCCGGCGAATTGGGGACCTGGGAAAGCCGGGCCGAGCGCGATCGCATGATCGCCGCTCTGGGCGACGCCACCCGGCTGGAAAATTTCGAGGTGCGTTTCCGCCGCAAGTCGGGCGAGGTCTTCACCGCCCTGATGTCCCTGGAAGTGGTCAACCTGAGCGGCGAGCCCAGCCTGATCTTCGTCGCTCGCGACATCAACCAGCGCAAGGCGGAGGAGATGCTGCTGCGGCGCTCGGCCGAGGAGTTGGAGCGCTCCAACATGGAGTTGGAGCGTTTCGCCTACGTGGCGGCCCACGACCTGCTGGAGCCCTGCCGCACCATCTGTTCCTTCGCCCAGATGCTGGAGCGCAAGCACGGCGCCATCCTCGACGACGAGGGGCGCGAGTATCTGGATTTCCTGGTGGGCGGCGCCCAGCGCATGCGCGATCTGATCCAGGGGGTGCTCGGCTATTCCCGGGCGGGCATGGCGGCGGCCCAGATGGTCGACGTGGACATGGACGATCTGGTGAAGGTGGTGATCGCCGACCTGGGCAGCGCGCTCGAGACCCGGGGCGGGGCCATCGAGACCGGCCCCCTGCCGGTGGTGCGCGGCGATCCCGCCCAGTTGCGCCAGCTGATGGTCAATCTGATCGGCAACGGTCTCAAATTCCATGCCGAGGACGGCAGGCCCCGCGTGCGGGTCGCCGCCGAGAGTCTTGAAGGCGAATGGTGCGTCACCGTCGAGGACAACGGCATCGGCATCGACCCGGAATACCAGGACGACATCTTCGGCATCTTCCGGCGGCTGCACGGACCGGACCGCTATCCCGGCGCCGGCATCGGCCTGGCGGTGGCGCGGCGTATCGCCGAAGCCCATGGCGGGCGCATCTGGGTCGAATCCGAGCCGGGACAGGGAGCCCGCTTTCGTTTCACCCTGCCGATGGTTTGA
- a CDS encoding response regulator transcription factor — MAVQQSRPITIVIAEKNPLLQSSLIKLFSGDERFSVAAVTSDGERFIEAVDKTPFDVGVIGWEMPYLDGRGVLQTLRARVDAPRLIVYTGSPNPDVPRQAMTLGAAGFCSKREPPEQLLDTIIAVAAGRMVFPFIDVSSLASDPLAGLTPRERELLAALAGGLTNQQMAAQLDISLNTVKFHLKNLYDKLGVGNRAQAVAFYLKGRESR, encoded by the coding sequence ATGGCCGTGCAGCAGAGCCGACCGATCACCATCGTCATCGCCGAAAAGAATCCACTGCTTCAGAGCAGTCTGATCAAGTTGTTCTCCGGCGACGAACGGTTCTCCGTCGCCGCGGTGACCAGCGATGGCGAACGCTTTATCGAGGCCGTGGACAAGACCCCGTTCGATGTCGGGGTCATCGGGTGGGAGATGCCCTACCTGGACGGGCGCGGAGTCCTGCAGACCTTGCGGGCTCGGGTCGATGCCCCCCGGCTGATCGTCTATACCGGCAGCCCCAATCCCGACGTGCCGCGCCAGGCCATGACCCTGGGCGCCGCCGGGTTCTGCTCCAAGCGCGAACCGCCCGAGCAACTGCTCGACACCATCATCGCCGTCGCCGCCGGGCGCATGGTGTTCCCGTTCATCGACGTGTCGTCCCTGGCCAGCGACCCGCTGGCCGGCCTGACACCGCGCGAGCGGGAGCTGCTGGCCGCCCTGGCCGGCGGCCTGACCAACCAGCAGATGGCCGCCCAGCTGGACATCTCGCTCAACACCGTGAAGTTCCACCTGAAGAACCTCTACGACAAGCTGGGCGTCGGCAACCGCGCCCAGGCGGTGGCCTTCTACCTCAAGGGGCGGGAATCCCGCTAA
- a CDS encoding efflux RND transporter periplasmic adaptor subunit, protein MLARFLALAFWAALLPSVLAAQPVTPGIGSEGDAFQVVLVPGTDGRTLLYLADLDSNAPVADAVIDAEAEGWSGKAVAADGPGTYALAWVPPATGTDLTLMVSAGGRDDLLLARGIAPLPPPAVAPAPVEHWRHWTGGAAIGAVLVIGAWWLGRRRAGTAVLLLVLAVPAARAHEGHDDHAATAEAPAAQPGAMLVMDKPTQFLLGIRTHKVESAEAAETVRVVGRVVPDPAGFAKVQPSQPARIVSDPEFPLPVPGQTVRRGQVIAVLEPTLSTLERSDKRAALYRVESEIAINEREASRQHALKGLVATKLVEDTGTRLDQLRRERSQLLGTALGRELVRAPVDGVVTDVHVVPGEVVAVDKAMIEIVDPARVRVEAVVHDLALATRIGAATAATRLLPDEAVPLTLLGVSPRVDALDQGVHAVFAVPEAQARSLRIGMPLDVFLATGATRLRMAVPRAAIAEAGGRQVVFVRTAPETFEARPIRVDRVVGPLAEIEGVKAGERVVIQGVEQLKALR, encoded by the coding sequence ATGCTCGCACGTTTCCTGGCGCTGGCCTTTTGGGCCGCGCTCCTCCCATCCGTCCTGGCGGCCCAGCCGGTCACACCCGGTATCGGCAGCGAAGGCGACGCCTTCCAGGTAGTGCTGGTGCCCGGCACCGACGGCCGCACCCTGCTCTATCTCGCCGATCTGGACAGCAACGCCCCGGTGGCCGACGCCGTCATCGACGCCGAGGCCGAGGGCTGGAGCGGCAAGGCGGTCGCCGCCGACGGACCGGGTACCTACGCCCTGGCCTGGGTGCCGCCGGCCACCGGCACCGACCTCACCCTGATGGTCAGCGCGGGCGGCCGCGACGATCTGTTGCTGGCCCGTGGCATCGCGCCCCTGCCGCCGCCCGCCGTGGCGCCCGCTCCGGTGGAGCATTGGCGCCACTGGACCGGCGGCGCGGCCATCGGCGCCGTGCTGGTGATCGGCGCCTGGTGGCTCGGCCGTCGCCGGGCCGGCACCGCCGTGCTGCTGCTGGTGCTGGCCGTTCCCGCCGCCAGGGCGCACGAGGGCCACGACGACCACGCCGCCACCGCCGAGGCGCCCGCCGCCCAGCCGGGCGCCATGCTGGTGATGGACAAGCCCACCCAGTTCCTGCTGGGTATCCGCACCCACAAGGTGGAATCCGCCGAAGCGGCCGAGACCGTCCGGGTGGTGGGCCGCGTGGTGCCCGATCCGGCCGGCTTCGCCAAGGTGCAGCCGTCGCAGCCGGCCCGCATCGTCTCGGACCCGGAATTCCCGCTACCCGTCCCCGGTCAGACCGTCAGGCGCGGTCAGGTGATCGCCGTGCTGGAACCGACATTGTCCACCCTGGAGCGCTCCGACAAGCGGGCCGCCCTCTACCGGGTGGAAAGCGAGATCGCCATCAACGAGCGGGAAGCCTCCCGGCAGCACGCCCTGAAGGGGCTGGTCGCCACCAAGCTGGTGGAGGATACCGGCACCCGCCTCGACCAGTTGCGGCGCGAGCGCAGCCAGCTTCTGGGTACCGCGTTGGGACGAGAACTGGTGCGCGCCCCCGTCGACGGCGTGGTCACCGACGTCCACGTGGTTCCCGGCGAGGTAGTGGCGGTGGACAAGGCGATGATCGAAATCGTCGATCCGGCCCGCGTGCGGGTCGAGGCGGTGGTCCACGATCTGGCCCTGGCCACCCGCATCGGCGCCGCCACCGCCGCCACCAGGCTGCTGCCCGACGAAGCGGTGCCGCTGACCCTGCTGGGCGTCAGTCCGCGGGTCGACGCCCTGGACCAGGGGGTGCATGCCGTCTTCGCGGTGCCCGAGGCCCAGGCGCGCTCCTTGCGCATCGGCATGCCGCTGGACGTCTTCCTGGCCACCGGCGCCACCCGCCTGCGCATGGCGGTGCCACGCGCCGCCATCGCCGAGGCCGGCGGCCGTCAGGTGGTGTTCGTGCGCACCGCGCCCGAGACCTTCGAGGCCCGCCCGATCCGCGTGGACAGGGTGGTCGGCCCCCTGGCCGAGATCGAGGGCGTCAAGGCCGGCGAACGGGTGGTGATCCAGGGCGTCGAGCAACTCAAGGCGCTGAGGTAG
- a CDS encoding cytochrome c family protein — translation MLNTKKLGLVLGAALLAAPFAAFADDAPAAFNQCKACHKVEAGKNGVGPSLAGVFGRKAGSEPTFKYSDAMKAAGTWDEAALTKYLSDPKGTVPGNKMAFAGLKKPEDVAAVVAYLKTVK, via the coding sequence ATGCTCAACACCAAGAAGCTGGGCCTCGTCCTCGGAGCCGCCCTCCTCGCCGCCCCGTTCGCCGCCTTCGCCGATGACGCCCCGGCCGCTTTCAACCAGTGCAAGGCCTGTCACAAGGTCGAAGCCGGCAAGAACGGCGTGGGCCCGAGCCTGGCCGGCGTGTTCGGCCGCAAGGCCGGCTCCGAGCCGACCTTCAAGTATTCCGACGCCATGAAGGCCGCCGGCACCTGGGACGAAGCCGCCCTGACCAAGTACCTGTCCGACCCCAAGGGCACCGTCCCCGGCAACAAGATGGCCTTCGCCGGCCTGAAGAAGCCCGAAGACGTGGCCGCCGTGGTCGCCTATCTGAAGACCGTGAAGTAA
- the rarD gene encoding EamA family transporter RarD — protein sequence MSAEHRRGVLFALACYGTWGLFPAFWKLVATVPPAEVLAHRVVWSLLAVTLMLTWLRRWDEVFVLLASRRRLLVLAASTLCISVNWLVFIQVVGEGNVLEASMGYFLNPLVNVALGVIVLKERLRPLQWVAVALALAGIVELAVATGTPPWAALTLAGTFGIYGLLRKRLPVTPLTGLAVETGLMFPLAVGYLAWRMAAGSPILGGTPALAAALLAGGPVTAAPLLWFAAAASRLRYTTLGFFQYLAPTGHFLLAVLVYGEHPSLPHLITFGCIWAAIGLYLVDSWRQSLKPSAG from the coding sequence GTGAGCGCGGAGCATCGCCGCGGCGTCCTGTTCGCCCTGGCCTGCTACGGCACCTGGGGCCTGTTTCCCGCCTTCTGGAAACTGGTGGCCACCGTACCGCCCGCCGAGGTCCTGGCCCATCGCGTGGTCTGGTCGCTGCTGGCGGTCACCCTCATGCTGACCTGGCTGAGGCGCTGGGACGAAGTTTTCGTCCTGCTGGCCTCACGCCGCCGGCTGCTGGTCCTGGCCGCCTCGACGCTGTGCATCAGCGTCAATTGGCTGGTGTTCATCCAGGTGGTGGGCGAGGGCAACGTGCTGGAAGCCAGCATGGGCTACTTCCTCAACCCGCTGGTCAACGTGGCGCTGGGCGTCATCGTGCTGAAGGAGCGGCTGCGTCCCCTGCAATGGGTGGCCGTCGCCCTGGCCCTGGCGGGCATCGTCGAACTGGCCGTCGCCACCGGCACACCGCCCTGGGCGGCGCTGACCCTGGCGGGAACCTTCGGGATCTATGGCCTGCTGCGCAAGCGGCTGCCGGTGACGCCGCTGACCGGACTGGCGGTGGAGACCGGACTGATGTTCCCGCTGGCGGTGGGCTATCTGGCCTGGAGGATGGCGGCGGGCTCCCCCATCCTGGGCGGCACCCCGGCCCTGGCCGCCGCCCTGCTGGCCGGCGGGCCGGTCACCGCCGCGCCGCTGCTGTGGTTCGCCGCCGCCGCGTCGCGCCTGCGCTACACCACGCTGGGTTTTTTCCAATACCTGGCGCCCACCGGGCATTTCCTGCTGGCGGTGCTGGTCTATGGCGAGCATCCCAGCCTGCCCCACCTGATCACCTTCGGCTGCATCTGGGCGGCCATCGGGCTCTATCTGGTGGACAGCTGGCGCCAGAGCCTCAAACCATCGGCAGGGTGA
- a CDS encoding PilZ domain-containing protein: MPDDQGHERRRYPRFHGLHLMANIGGKLVRVAEISAGGMTLEAGFKVTDSALRFTLYPSDNGKLDINHGIGGTCRVVREGSKFVALRFDPATYRLVKFIAECSDTGPEKDSFLTP, translated from the coding sequence ATGCCCGATGATCAAGGACACGAGAGGCGGCGCTATCCCCGCTTCCACGGGTTGCATCTGATGGCCAATATCGGCGGCAAGCTGGTACGGGTGGCCGAGATTTCCGCCGGCGGCATGACGCTGGAGGCGGGCTTCAAGGTCACGGACAGCGCCCTGCGCTTCACCCTGTATCCCAGCGACAACGGCAAGCTGGACATCAATCACGGTATCGGCGGCACCTGCCGCGTGGTCCGCGAGGGTTCCAAGTTCGTCGCCTTGCGCTTCGATCCGGCCACCTACCGGCTGGTCAAGTTCATCGCCGAATGTTCCGACACCGGACCGGAAAAGGATTCCTTCCTGACTCCATGA
- a CDS encoding TAXI family TRAP transporter solute-binding subunit, whose translation MKRILIPAVLAGLVLAQAAGAAERRTLVIASGEVTGYYFPVAGALCRVINKDHPLGLGCAVMPSSGSAANVAALKAGDADLALVQSRAAQMAAIGAEGFKDAGPMADLRAIMALHGEVAVVVARPGAGIDNLGDLKGKRVNLGKPGSFQRSMAETVIDASGLSQGDLSVLVELDLAEQAAELCQGNIDAAVFTGIHPMPEVQMAVEECGASLVQIRSKSMDSFFKKVPWVARFAIKGGTYDGQKEDVAAIGLKTLLVTSKLSADEVAAIAKTIWANFAAFTRLHPALRGLSKAETSRDGIPIRMHDGVEKAPAER comes from the coding sequence GTGAAGCGGATATTGATCCCGGCCGTACTGGCCGGATTGGTCCTGGCCCAGGCGGCCGGGGCGGCGGAGCGCCGGACCCTGGTCATCGCCAGCGGCGAGGTCACCGGCTATTACTTTCCCGTTGCCGGCGCGCTTTGCCGGGTGATCAACAAGGATCATCCCCTGGGGCTGGGCTGCGCGGTGATGCCCAGTTCCGGCTCGGCGGCCAATGTGGCGGCGCTGAAGGCCGGCGATGCCGATCTGGCGCTGGTGCAGTCCCGCGCCGCCCAGATGGCCGCCATCGGTGCCGAGGGCTTCAAGGACGCCGGTCCCATGGCCGACCTGCGCGCCATCATGGCCCTGCACGGCGAGGTGGCGGTGGTGGTGGCCCGGCCGGGGGCGGGCATCGACAATCTGGGCGATCTCAAGGGCAAGCGGGTCAACCTGGGCAAGCCCGGCTCGTTCCAGCGTTCCATGGCCGAGACGGTGATCGACGCCTCGGGGCTGTCCCAGGGCGACCTGTCGGTGCTGGTGGAGCTGGACTTGGCGGAACAGGCGGCCGAACTGTGCCAGGGCAATATCGACGCGGCGGTCTTCACCGGCATCCATCCCATGCCCGAGGTCCAGATGGCGGTGGAGGAATGCGGCGCCTCGCTGGTTCAGATCCGCTCCAAGTCCATGGATTCCTTCTTCAAGAAGGTGCCGTGGGTGGCGCGCTTCGCCATCAAGGGCGGCACCTATGACGGTCAGAAGGAGGACGTGGCGGCCATCGGGCTGAAGACCCTGCTGGTCACCAGCAAGCTGTCCGCCGACGAGGTGGCGGCCATCGCCAAGACCATCTGGGCCAATTTCGCCGCCTTCACCCGCCTGCATCCGGCGTTGCGGGGCCTGTCCAAGGCCGAGACCAGCCGTGACGGCATTCCCATCCGCATGCATGACGGAGTCGAAAAGGCTCCGGCGGAGCGCTGA
- a CDS encoding CHAP domain-containing protein, whose amino-acid sequence MRKVIILLAAALCLALPIEANATLQCVTYAREVTGLNLKGDAWKWWEAAQGVYDRGNAPKVGSVLVFKRQGKMSHGHVSVVRGTAGSRVVLVDHANWAPHRSAGRGQVTKAVPVLDVSPKNDWSEVRVWYQPTREYGSRTYKTQGFVYRPGGNVVQASLRTEAPRPQAAAPAELPVHAKAEPVAAPVRKAEPAVHQAPVVEAKVIEAKVSAPVEAPAAALPAASPASDSDLGKFDARAWAEQA is encoded by the coding sequence GTGCGGAAAGTGATCATCCTGCTCGCGGCGGCGCTCTGCCTGGCCCTGCCGATCGAAGCGAATGCCACCCTGCAGTGCGTGACCTACGCTCGCGAAGTCACCGGCCTCAATCTCAAGGGCGACGCCTGGAAGTGGTGGGAAGCCGCCCAGGGCGTCTATGACCGCGGCAATGCCCCCAAGGTCGGCTCGGTCCTGGTGTTCAAGCGCCAGGGCAAGATGTCCCACGGCCATGTCTCGGTGGTGCGCGGCACCGCCGGCAGCCGGGTGGTGCTGGTCGACCACGCCAATTGGGCTCCCCATCGCAGCGCCGGCCGTGGCCAGGTGACCAAGGCGGTCCCCGTGCTGGACGTCTCGCCCAAGAACGATTGGAGCGAGGTCCGCGTCTGGTACCAGCCGACCCGCGAATACGGCAGCCGCACCTACAAGACCCAGGGCTTCGTGTATCGCCCCGGCGGCAACGTGGTGCAGGCCTCGCTACGCACCGAGGCGCCGCGTCCGCAGGCCGCCGCCCCGGCCGAGCTTCCGGTCCACGCCAAGGCCGAACCCGTCGCCGCCCCCGTCCGCAAGGCCGAGCCGGCCGTTCATCAGGCCCCGGTCGTCGAGGCCAAGGTCATCGAGGCCAAGGTCAGCGCCCCGGTCGAGGCTCCCGCTGCCGCCCTGCCGGCCGCCTCGCCCGCCAGTGACAGCGACCTGGGCAAGTTCGACGCTCGCGCGTGGGCGGAACAGGCCTAA